The genomic interval AAAATAATTTTACCGTATTCTATCGTCTGTTGGATACCGAATAGAAGTGGTTCAAACAGTGAACGTTCTCTTTCAGGCATAAAACCGAGTTGATAATTTGTTTGTTTACTCGTTTTTGTCGTTTGAACTTCTACTTTTTTCGGAGAGAATTCTTTTTCAATCGTTTTACCGTCTCGCTCAATGACAATCGTTGTCGGCTTGCCTTCTGTTGCTTCAAGTTGTTTTCTCAAATCATTAAAGCGATGAATCTCATGATTACCGATTTTTTTAATTTCATCACCTTTTTGCAACCCAATTTGTTGCGCTGGTGAATTTTCTCCTATTTGCGCAATTTTAGGCACAGGGGCACCTTGATAATACGTCAAACCGATGATTAACACAAAAGCTAAAATAAAATTGAATAATGGACCGGCAAAAAGTGTTAAAAACTTTTGGTATGGTTTTTTATGTGTAAATTGACGATGGCGTGGCGCAATTTGAATTAAACTCCCATTTTGTACGAAAAATGCTTTTTCAGCAATGTTAAAACGATGGCGTGCTTCATCATCAGCAGTCACACCTTCAATATATAAGTCTTCTGTTAAGTCGACTTGTTTCACTTCTAGCGCTTCGATTTGTTGAAATTTATGTTGATCATCTAAAATGATGTGCGTCACTTCATTCACGTCATTTGTTTTGATTCTCACATGCATACCAGGTTGAACAGGTTGCTCTTCCATTCCGTCACCCGCCATACGTACATAGCCACCTACAGGCAATAAACGAATGGTATAGAGTGTTTCATCTTTTCGAAAACTAAAAATCTTTGGACCCATACCAATCGCAAACTCTGGACACATAATGCCCGCACGTTTCGCGAAATACATATGACCAAATTCATGTACAAATACGAGGACACCAAAGACAATAATAAATGCAATAAGGGTTATGAGCACAGTTTCTTACACCTCATATTCTTTCGTTTTATAGTAATGATCTAATTCTAAAATTTGTTCAAGTGTCGGATTTTGAATGACTTCATGTGCTGCCATTTCACGTTCAATCATTTTCTCAATATCTAAAAAGGCAATTTCACAGTTTAAAAACTTAGCGACCGCCACTTCATTGACGGCATTTAAGACAACCGGCATCGTGCCACCGATACGCAATGCATCATACGCATATTGTAAACAGCGATAACGATCAAAGTCCATAGGTTTAAAGTTCAACTGCGCCACTTCTGCAAGGTTTAACGATGGCGCTTGATGCTCGATACGTTCAGGATATGTGAAAGCATATTGAATCGGCATGCGCATATCCGGTGTACCTAATTGCGCCATCACACTTGTATCGACAAATTCTACCATTGAATGAATAATGCTTTCTTTATGAAGAATGGTTTGAATTTGATCAATATCTAAGTCAAATAGCCATTTCGCTTCAATCACTTCGAAGCCTTTATTCATCATCGTTGCAGAATCGATCGTAATTTTATGACCCATAGACCAGTTCGGATGATTTAATGCATCTTCTACCGTAACTGAAGCCAATTGATCACGTGTTAAGTCACGGAATGAACCACCACTTGCAGTAATGACCACGTTTTTCACTTTACGCATATCTTCACCATTTAAACATTGAAAAATCGCAGCATGTTCTGAGTCGACTGGCAAAATATTGACCCCATGTTGACGTGCATGGGCCATCACCAATTCACCTGCAACGACTAACGTTTCTTTGTTGGCTAATGCGATATCTTTCCCTGCTTCAATTGCTTTCATCGTCGGTTCGAGCCCTACACTACCAAGCAATGAATTTAACACTAAATCATTTTTATCGTAAGTCGCAACTTCAATTAATCCCTCACGACCAATGACAATATGGCTGTGATAAGGTTTTAATTTTGCTACTGCACTTTCTTCCTGTACAGCAACAATCTCAGGATTAAATTTTTGTATCACTTCAATGGCAAAATCAATATTTTTTCCTACTGTGAACGCAATTAAATTAAAGTTTTCAGGATGACGTTCAATAACATCAATAGCTTGTTGGCCTATTGAACCTGACGCTCCTAAAATGGCGATATTTTTCATTATTTCTCACTTCTCTTTACATTTGAATTAAGAAAATATTCATTAATGGTAATACGAACATAAAGCTGTCAAAGCGGTCTAAAATCCCACCATGTCCTGGTAGTAAACGTCCCGAATCTTTGACACCAAAATGACGTTTAAACCCTGATTCTACTAAATCACCCAATTGTCCGAACATACTCAATACGACTGTGATGAATAAAAGTCCTACCACTGGATAATCAAAATCAACGAAAAACATAAATGCGATCGGCACAATTAAACTACAAATTAGCCCACCGATGAAACCTTCAATCGTTTTGTTCGGGCTAATCGTTGGCCATAATTTACGTTTTCCTAAAAGGCGTCCAAATATGTATGCCCCAGTATCTGTCAACCATACGATCAATAAACCAAATAAGATAAACTCTAACCCTGCTTCTCGCGTAACATAAAAATACATAAAACCAATACCTACGTATGCGACAGACATCAAACAAAAAGCAGAGTCCATAAAGCTAAATCTATTTTTTGACATCACGGTATAACTTAAAATAATAAAACTCATCGCAATCAGTGATTTTTGTTGCAACACGATAACCCAATCCCCAAAATCTTGCGGGAGCATCATGATGACTAATGCCAATGCACTCAAAAGACCAGGTATTGACAATAATTGGATTCTATTCATGTTTAAAAGTTCTTTTAACGCAATTAATGCAAGTAAAAATGTAAAATACATCCATGTTGATCCACCAATGAGCAAAATAGGTAAAAACACAATAAGTGCCACTATCGTTGTGATTGTTCTAACCTTCATCCCACTACTCCTATCTACAATCCTCCAAATCTTCTTTGTCGCGATTGATATGTTTTAATACATGCTTTTAACTCTTCCTCATCAAAATCTGGCCACATTTTAGAATTAAAAATAAATTCACTGTAGGACAATTGCCAAATCAGAAAATTACTAATGCGTTGTTCCCCAGACGTACGAATCAATAATTCTGGATCAGGATAATCACGAGTCATGAGATACTTTTGGAAATGTTGTTCTGTTAATGTATCAATATCTTGATCAGACGCATGACGCATCTCTTTCATCAATGTTTGAATACCGTGAACAATCTCTGCACGACCACCATAATTAATCGCAAATATTAAAGTCAATCCTGTATTGTCAGCTGTTTTAATTTTCGCTTCTTCAATCGCCTGAATCGTTTTTTCTGGCAATTCCTCAATAAAGCCAACCGTTTCGACTCTCACATTTTTCTCAATCAATTCTGGTAAAAACGTATTTAAAAAGTTAACAGGTAAACCCATGATGTAATTGACTTCTTCATCCGGTCGCGACCAATTCTCCGTTGAAAAAGCATAAAGGGTCAAATACTTGATCCCTAAGTCACTTGCCGCACGCGTAATCGTTTTGATCGTTTGCATGCCTTGATAATGCCCTTTAATTCTTGGCATTTTACGCTGTTTCGCCCAACGCCCATTGCCATCCATAATAATTGCAATGTGCTCAGGTATATTATGTAAATCGAGCGCTTCGATATGGTTTTGAGTGTCATTTTTTTTCTTAAATTTCTTAAACATGCGCGTTCCTCCGAGCCTATTTCGTCTCTTAAAATATTATAATCTCATAAGCGTACAATTATCTACCATTTTATCACACTCAATACCTGCATTGAATAAACAAAGAAAAAAACTGTACCAAAGTCGTATTCGGTACAGCTTAAAAGTAGACAAACTTTTTCTACAGTCTTCCTATTAAATTGGACTGAGTTCACACACCTTAATTGAGTTTATACAACATCATAAGGTGGATGACAGCGCGATTTAGACTGACATAATATCTTTTTCTTTGTCTGCCACTAACTGCTCGATTTCTTTGATAGAGCTATCAGTAATTTTTTGCACTTCGTCAGATCCATTACGTAACTCATCTTCAGAAATTTCGCCATCTTTTTCTTGTCTTTTTAATGTATCGTTCGCATCACGACGAATGTTACGGATAGAAACTTTCGCATTTTCACCTGTTTTCTTCACTTCTTTAACAATCTCTTTACGACGTTCTTCAGTTAAAGCAGGCACCATAATACGAATGACATCACCGTCACTTGTTGGATTGACCCCTAAATTTGCTGCGATGATTGCTTTTTCAATGTCAGCCAAAGACGTTTTGTCATATGGAGATACAACGAGTAAACGTGCTTCAGGAACGTTAATACTTGCAAGTTGTTGTACAGGTGTAGGCGCACCATAGTAATCGACTTGAACACCCGCAAGTAAGTTTGAGTTCGCACGACCCGCATTGATTTGAGCTAATTCACGAGATAAATTCTCAGTTGACTTTTTCATACGCGTTTTTGCATCTTGAATAATTTCTTTCATTGTTTCGCACCTCTATATTATTTTGTAATGATTGTACCGATATCTTCACCTTGAACAGCACGTTTAATATTGCCTTCTTCCATAATAGAGAAGACTTTTAACGGTATATTGTTGTCCATACAGAATGAAGAGGCTGTTGAATCCATTACTTGTAAACCTTCTTGTAATAATTGGATGTAAGTTAAGCGATCATACTTTTTAGCATTCGGGTCAACTTTAGGGTCTGCTGAATAGACACCATCCACATTGTTTTTACCCATTAAAATCACATCTGCTTCTACTTCGGCTGCACGTAATGCTGCAGTTGTGTCTGTTGAGAAATAAGGGTTTCCAATACCTGCTGCAAAAATAACGACACGGTTTTTCTCTAAGTGACGAATTGCACGACGTCGAATGTACGGCTCGGCAACTTGTTTCATTTCGATTGAAGTTAATACACGTGTATCACAATCCAATTGCTCAAGACTATCTTGTAAAGCTAACGCGTTCATCACAGTTGCTAACATACCCATATAGTCAGCAGTACCACGATCCATACCTAAATCGCTACCTGTTTTACCACGCCAGATATTACCACCACCAACAATAACAGCAATTTCAGTGTCCATTTTGGCTACTTCTGCCACTTGCTCTGCGATGCTCTTGATAATCATTGGATTGATACCAAAACCTTTGTCACCTGCTAATGCTTCTCCGCTTAATTTCAAAACTACTCGCTTATATTTTGAAGTTTCAGTCATTATTTTAACCTCTCTATTCGTAATATGTAAAACAATACAAGTAAAGAAGACACAATAAGTATCTTCCTTGCACACGGCTTCAATCATGCATTGAAGTCATGCAAAGGAGGACACGAAAGGTGTCTTCTTTCTTATACAAAACCGTGTTAATTATTTCATTTGTCCTTTAACTTCATCAGCAAAGTTTTCTTGGCGTTTTTCAATGCCTTCACCTACTTCGTAACGTACGAAGTCAACAAGTTTGCCACCTTTAGATTTAAGGAATGCTTCAACTGTTTGATCAGGGTTTTTAACGAAGTTTTGATCAACTGCACAAATTTCTTGTAAATATTTACGTAAACGACCTTCAACCATTTTTTCAACGATGTTTTCTGGTTTACCTTCATTTAAAGCTTGTTGTTTTAAAACTTCTCTTTCATGGTTAAGTTCTTCTTCACTTACTTGCTCAGAAGATACATATTTAGGGTTGATTGCTGCGATGTGCATTGCAACGTCTTTCGCTGCATCTTCATCAGTTGTACCTTCAACAACAGAAAGTACTGCAATACGACCACCCATGTGTAAATAAGCACCGAATGCATCGTTATCAGATTTAGTTCTGATCTCGAAACGACGTAAGCTTAATTTTTCACCGATTGTTGAAATTGCTTCAGTCATATGTTCAGAAACTTTTTTACCATTTGGTAATGTTGTTTCATTTAATTCTTCTACAGTTGCTGCTTTTGTATCAAGAATTTGGTTAGCAATTTCTTTTACAAGTTGTTGGAAACCTTCGTTACGAGCAACGAAGTCCGTTTCAGAGTTGATTTCAACGATAACTGCTTCATTACCTTTTACTTCAACATGTGTGATACCTTCAGCTGCAATACGGTCAGCTTTTTTAGCTGCTTTTGCAATACCTTTTTCGCGAAGGTAGTCGATCGCTTTTTCAATATCTCCATCAGTTGCTTCTAAAGCTTTTTTACAGTCCATCATACCCGCGCCAGTTCTTTCGCGTAATTCTTTAACAAGTTTAGCTGAAATTGCCATTCATAATTCCTCCAATTTAAAAAATGCTTGATTTATTTTAAAAAAAGGTGATAAGCATATTTATCTTATCACCCATTTCAAGATGCGTCTTAGTTAGATTCAACAGTTGCTTCAGTGTTTTCTGTCGCTTCAGTTGATTCGCTTTCTGCTGTTACATCTTCTGTTAAGTCGATGTCTTGTTCAGCAGCCACTTCTTCGTTTGATACACCTTGTTGACCTTCTAAGATTGCGTCCGCCATTTTACCAGTTAATAATTTAACCGCACGGATTGCGTCATCGTTCGCTGGGATAACGTAGTCAATTTCGTCTGGATCACAGTTTGTATCAACAATACCTACGATAGGAATGTTTAATTTACGCGCTTCTGCAATTGCATTACGCTCTTTACGTGGGTCAACTACGAATAATGCTTGTGGCATTGATTTCATTTCACGAATACCGCCTAAGAATTTAATTAAACGGTCATATTCTTTTTTAAGTTCTACAACTTCTTTTTTAGGAAGTACGTCGAAAGTACCGTCTGCTTCCATTTTTTCAATTTCAGAAATACGTTGAACACGTTTAGAAATTGTTTTGTAGTTTGTTAAGATTCCGCCTAACCATCTTTGGTTTACATAGTAGTGGCCAGCACGTTCTGCTTCCGTCTTCACTGATTCTTGCGCTTGTTTTTTCGTACCTACGAATAAAACTTTACCGCCTTCTTCAGAAACTTGTTTAACAAAGTTGTAAGCTTCTTCAACTTTTTTCACTGTTTTTTGTAAGTCGATGATATAGATACCATTTCTTTCAGTGAAAATGTACTTTTTCATTTTTGGGTTCCAACGGCGTGTTTGGTGACCGAAGTGAACACCAGCTTCTAATAATTGTTTCATTGAGATTACTGCCATAATATAAATTCCTCCTATTGGTTTACATCCGCCACGTCCACTCGTATAAAAACGATAAATTAACTTATCGCACCCTTTTATACTTTGATGCACGTGTGTGTTTTGACTTTTTCAGCCGCATATTAATATATCACAACATGTGACAAATTGCAACAAGTCAAGCTATTTATTCTGTGCGAGATAACTCGTTTAAAAATGCTTCTTTTTTTACTTTAATGAATGTCCCTTTCATACCTAGTGAACGAGACTCAATTACGCCCGCACTTTCTAATTTTCTTAATGCGTTGACGATCACTGAACGTGTAATACCAACGCGGTCAGCTACTTTAGAAGCAATAAGTAAGCCTTCTTTGCCACCAAGTTCTTCAAAAATGTGATCAATTGCTTCTTTTTCTGAATAAGATAATGAATTAATCGCCATAGAAATAGCTGCTTTATCACGTGCTTCAGATTCAATTTCTGAATGTTTTTCACGCAAGATTTCCATACCAATTACTGTTGCAGCATATTCACCAAGTACGAGGTCGTTATCTTCAAACTCGTCAGACACACGTCCTAAAACGAGTGTACCTAAACGTTCGCCACCACCAATGATTGGGAATACAGTTGTTTTTGAATCTTTAAATACTGATTCATTTTCTGGTGGGAACACAGATAATTCATCATCAATTGAAATGTTAGATAAAGTTTCGTAAACATGCATTAACTTTTCAGTATATTCTTCAGGGATATGTTGGTCTTCCAACATTTTCATAATACGTTCGTTCTTAAGTAAT from Staphylococcus sp. MI 10-1553 carries:
- the rseP gene encoding RIP metalloprotease RseP, translated to MLITLIAFIIVFGVLVFVHEFGHMYFAKRAGIMCPEFAIGMGPKIFSFRKDETLYTIRLLPVGGYVRMAGDGMEEQPVQPGMHVRIKTNDVNEVTHIILDDQHKFQQIEALEVKQVDLTEDLYIEGVTADDEARHRFNIAEKAFFVQNGSLIQIAPRHRQFTHKKPYQKFLTLFAGPLFNFILAFVLIIGLTYYQGAPVPKIAQIGENSPAQQIGLQKGDEIKKIGNHEIHRFNDLRKQLEATEGKPTTIVIERDGKTIEKEFSPKKVEVQTTKTSKQTNYQLGFMPERERSLFEPLLFGIQQTIEYGKIIFVAVASMIASIFTGDFSFDMLNGPVGIYKNVDTVVKTGIINLISWTAVLSVNLGIMNLLPIPALDGGRILFVIYEAIFRKPANKKAETVIIAAGAIFVLIIMVLVTWNDIQRYFL
- a CDS encoding 1-deoxy-D-xylulose-5-phosphate reductoisomerase, with amino-acid sequence MKNIAILGASGSIGQQAIDVIERHPENFNLIAFTVGKNIDFAIEVIQKFNPEIVAVQEESAVAKLKPYHSHIVIGREGLIEVATYDKNDLVLNSLLGSVGLEPTMKAIEAGKDIALANKETLVVAGELVMAHARQHGVNILPVDSEHAAIFQCLNGEDMRKVKNVVITASGGSFRDLTRDQLASVTVEDALNHPNWSMGHKITIDSATMMNKGFEVIEAKWLFDLDIDQIQTILHKESIIHSMVEFVDTSVMAQLGTPDMRMPIQYAFTYPERIEHQAPSLNLAEVAQLNFKPMDFDRYRCLQYAYDALRIGGTMPVVLNAVNEVAVAKFLNCEIAFLDIEKMIEREMAAHEVIQNPTLEQILELDHYYKTKEYEV
- a CDS encoding phosphatidate cytidylyltransferase, whose translation is MKVRTITTIVALIVFLPILLIGGSTWMYFTFLLALIALKELLNMNRIQLLSIPGLLSALALVIMMLPQDFGDWVIVLQQKSLIAMSFIILSYTVMSKNRFSFMDSAFCLMSVAYVGIGFMYFYVTREAGLEFILFGLLIVWLTDTGAYIFGRLLGKRKLWPTISPNKTIEGFIGGLICSLIVPIAFMFFVDFDYPVVGLLFITVVLSMFGQLGDLVESGFKRHFGVKDSGRLLPGHGGILDRFDSFMFVLPLMNIFLIQM
- a CDS encoding isoprenyl transferase gives rise to the protein MFKKFKKKNDTQNHIEALDLHNIPEHIAIIMDGNGRWAKQRKMPRIKGHYQGMQTIKTITRAASDLGIKYLTLYAFSTENWSRPDEEVNYIMGLPVNFLNTFLPELIEKNVRVETVGFIEELPEKTIQAIEEAKIKTADNTGLTLIFAINYGGRAEIVHGIQTLMKEMRHASDQDIDTLTEQHFQKYLMTRDYPDPELLIRTSGEQRISNFLIWQLSYSEFIFNSKMWPDFDEEELKACIKTYQSRQRRFGGL
- the frr gene encoding ribosome recycling factor, with the translated sequence MKEIIQDAKTRMKKSTENLSRELAQINAGRANSNLLAGVQVDYYGAPTPVQQLASINVPEARLLVVSPYDKTSLADIEKAIIAANLGVNPTSDGDVIRIMVPALTEERRKEIVKEVKKTGENAKVSIRNIRRDANDTLKRQEKDGEISEDELRNGSDEVQKITDSSIKEIEQLVADKEKDIMSV
- the pyrH gene encoding UMP kinase, which gives rise to MTETSKYKRVVLKLSGEALAGDKGFGINPMIIKSIAEQVAEVAKMDTEIAVIVGGGNIWRGKTGSDLGMDRGTADYMGMLATVMNALALQDSLEQLDCDTRVLTSIEMKQVAEPYIRRRAIRHLEKNRVVIFAAGIGNPYFSTDTTAALRAAEVEADVILMGKNNVDGVYSADPKVDPNAKKYDRLTYIQLLQEGLQVMDSTASSFCMDNNIPLKVFSIMEEGNIKRAVQGEDIGTIITK
- the tsf gene encoding translation elongation factor Ts, with amino-acid sequence MAISAKLVKELRERTGAGMMDCKKALEATDGDIEKAIDYLREKGIAKAAKKADRIAAEGITHVEVKGNEAVIVEINSETDFVARNEGFQQLVKEIANQILDTKAATVEELNETTLPNGKKVSEHMTEAISTIGEKLSLRRFEIRTKSDNDAFGAYLHMGGRIAVLSVVEGTTDEDAAKDVAMHIAAINPKYVSSEQVSEEELNHEREVLKQQALNEGKPENIVEKMVEGRLRKYLQEICAVDQNFVKNPDQTVEAFLKSKGGKLVDFVRYEVGEGIEKRQENFADEVKGQMK
- the rpsB gene encoding 30S ribosomal protein S2; this translates as MAVISMKQLLEAGVHFGHQTRRWNPKMKKYIFTERNGIYIIDLQKTVKKVEEAYNFVKQVSEEGGKVLFVGTKKQAQESVKTEAERAGHYYVNQRWLGGILTNYKTISKRVQRISEIEKMEADGTFDVLPKKEVVELKKEYDRLIKFLGGIREMKSMPQALFVVDPRKERNAIAEARKLNIPIVGIVDTNCDPDEIDYVIPANDDAIRAVKLLTGKMADAILEGQQGVSNEEVAAEQDIDLTEDVTAESESTEATENTEATVESN
- the codY gene encoding GTP-sensing pleiotropic transcriptional regulator CodY — encoded protein: MSLLSKTRELSSLLQKHKGISVDFKDVAQTISKVTVTNVFIVSRRGKILGSSLNELLKNERIMKMLEDQHIPEEYTEKLMHVYETLSNISIDDELSVFPPENESVFKDSKTTVFPIIGGGERLGTLVLGRVSDEFEDNDLVLGEYAATVIGMEILREKHSEIESEARDKAAISMAINSLSYSEKEAIDHIFEELGGKEGLLIASKVADRVGITRSVIVNALRKLESAGVIESRSLGMKGTFIKVKKEAFLNELSRTE